One segment of Platichthys flesus chromosome 15, fPlaFle2.1, whole genome shotgun sequence DNA contains the following:
- the siah2l gene encoding E3 ubiquitin-protein ligase Siah2: MSSPSSPGGPGADKAGGGKPAASGVSSVSGSDPAPPAAAGSLVPAGLSRLPAGLAALFECPVCSDSVLPPILQCQAGHLLCNLCRQKLSCCPTCRGPLTPSIRNLAMEKVASTLPFPCKFLSAGCLLSLHHTEKPDHEEVCGFRPFTCPCPGATCKWLGSLEAVMPHLMHAHKSITTLQGEDIVFLATDISLPGAVDWVMMQSCFSHHFMLVLEKQEKYEGHQQFFAVVLLIGSRKQAENFAYRLELNGNRRRLTWEATPRSIHDGVAAAILNSDCLVFDTSIAHLFADSGNLGINVTISMC; this comes from the exons ATGAGCAGTCCGTCCTCACCCGGAGGACCCGGAGCGGACAAGGCAGGCGGAGGGAAGCCTGCCGCCTCCGGTGTGAGCTCCGTGTCCGGGTCGGACCCTGCCCCTCCTGCCGCCGCCGGGTCCCTGGTCCCGGCCGGACTGAGCCGGCTCCCCGCGGGGCTCGCGGCTCTGTTCGAATGTCCCGTGTGCTCGGACTCCGTGCTGCCGCCCATCCTGCAGTGCCAGGCCGGCCACCTGCTGTGTAACCTCTGCCGCCAGAAGCTGAGCTGCTGCCCCACCTGCCGGGGCCCGCTCACCCCGAGCATCCGCAACCTGGCCATGGAGAAGGTGGCCTCCACGCTGCCGTTCCCCTGCAAG TTCCTGTCGGCCGGCTGCCTGCTGTCCCTCCACCACACGGAGAAGCCCGACCACGAGGAGGTGTGCGGCTTCAGGCCGTTCACGTGTCCGTGTCCCGGGGCCACCTGCAAGTGGCTGGGCTCGCTGGAGGCCGTCATGCCTCACCTGATGCACGCCCACAAGTCCATCACCACGCTGCAG GGGGAGGACATCGTCTTCCTGGCGACAGACATCAGTCTCCCGGGCGCCGTGGACTGGGTGATGATGCAGTCGTGTTTCAGTCACCACTTCATGCTGGTCctggagaagcaggagaagtACGAGGGCCATCAGCAGTTCTTTGCCGTCGTGCTGCTGATCGGCTCCCGCAAGCAGGCCGAGAACTTCGCCTACCGCCTGGAGCTCAACGGCAACCGCCGCCGGCTCACCTGGGAGGCCACACCGCGCTCCATCCACGACGGGGTGGCGGCCGCCATCCTGAACAGTGACTGCCTGGTGTTCGACACCTCGATCGCCCACCTGTTCGCCGACAGCGGTAACCTGGGAATTAACGTCACCATCTCCATGTGCTGA
- the rbmx2 gene encoding RNA-binding motif protein, X-linked 2: protein MNPLTKVKLINELNEREADLGVKESVSWHTEYKDSAWIFVGGFPFELTEGDIICVFSQYGEVVNINLVRDKKTGKSKGFCFICYEDQRSTILAVDNFNGIKIKGRTIRVDHVKDYRPPKDFEDIDDITKNLRDEGCAPKATRSTSSSSSSSEEDEQYVIPVKKLKKDKKEKKKEKKKKKKKKKEAEQERGGGVSSSASPPLHRTPPAVRVKEEKEDNAYDKYNQRGAPPGGQLNGQRGGEEAERRRNHEREGEKEEDRQRETDRDNRREGDRQRETDRDYKRERDEDRRRETEGDDNRREREGDRRRETDRDNRRERGGDRRRETDRDNRRERGRQTDRDGEPRKETDRDRDDRREREGDRKRETDRDSRRERR, encoded by the exons ATGAA TCCGCTGACGAAGGTGAAGCTCATCAACGAGCTGAACGAGCGGGAGGCCGACCTCGGCGTGAAGGAGTCGGTGTCCTGGCACACGGAGTATAAAGACAGCGCCTGGATCTTTGTAG GAGGATTTCCGTTCGAGCTGACTGAAGGTGACATCATCTGCGTGTTCTCTCA GTACGGGGAGGTGGTCAACATCAACCTGGTGAGGGACAAGAAGACGGGGAAGTCCAAAGGTTTCTGCTTCATCTGCTACGAGGACCAGCGCAGCACCATCCTCGCTGTGGACAACTTCAACGGCATCAAG ATTAAAGGTCGGACCATTCGCGTGGATCACGTTAAAGACTATCGTCCTCCCAAAGACTTTGAGGACATCGATGACATCACCAAGAATCTGAGGGACGAGGGCTGTGCTCCCAAAGCCACCAGGTcgacctcctcttcctcctcttcctccgagGAAGACGAGCAGTACGTCATCCctgtgaagaagctgaagaaag acaaaaaagagaagaagaaagaaaagaagaaaaagaagaagaagaagaaggaggccgagcaggagagagggggcggagtgtcctcctccgcctcgcctcctcttcatcgtaCTCCTCCCGCCGTCAGAgtcaaagaggaaaaggaggacaATGCCTACGACAAGTACAACCAGAGGGGGGCGCCACCAGGAGGACAACTGAatggacagagagggggggaggaggcagagaggaggagaaatcatgagagggaaggagagaaagaggaagacagacaaagagagacagacagagacaacagaagagagggagacagacaaagagagacagacagagactacaaaagagagagagacgaagacagacggagggagacagaaggagacgacaacagaagagagagagagggagacagacggagggagacagacagagacaacagaagagagagagggggagacagacgaagggagacagacagagacaacagaagagagagagggagacagacggacagagatgGTGAGCCAAGGAAAGAGACAGACCGGGACAGAGAtgacaggagagaaagagagggggacagaaaaagagagacggacagagacagcAGAAGAGAGAGACGATGA